In one window of Vibrio sp. DW001 DNA:
- a CDS encoding MFS transporter encodes MTAKIHMNEVPLLQRILAYLAILVGYFFYCYNFVIVDYVRPYIVEAYDGITLADTAQFYTWQSVGALIGAFSCAWVASNIGKKPTLIAITALNGGATIINMMFTDYTTWALMRFIIGISLGGYFTVAVSTMIGLFEPSVRGKLTAFASSMFSLALMVMGAYAAFITSIDAPWESIMWIGGIPPLVAVGVMVFVLPSDKKVIAYGEEDQQGTEDAPAKKGSWAEMFNSTHRKITLSCLLLAGLNFYGYQFFGGFVTTYLKEVRMFDGATIGIIFSISAFGSLFGAWVWGVIADKYGRKVNAFGFVIAGAMAAIFFVAPSDVFVGSVNLLALLGLIYNFGLSSSAVWGGYFSELFPAHLRSFGAALFHGGRIIGMWAPMVLVFIKDRTDLTTAMWGSPIVWVIAGLVWFSLPETLKGGIFYKKKDLNQPATNH; translated from the coding sequence ATGACCGCCAAAATACACATGAACGAAGTGCCATTGCTACAAAGAATACTCGCTTACTTAGCTATTTTAGTTGGTTATTTTTTCTACTGCTACAATTTTGTTATTGTAGATTATGTACGGCCCTATATTGTAGAAGCGTATGATGGCATTACTTTAGCTGATACCGCGCAATTCTATACGTGGCAATCGGTCGGCGCACTAATTGGTGCATTCAGCTGTGCTTGGGTAGCATCAAATATTGGTAAAAAACCCACTCTTATCGCAATCACAGCGCTAAACGGTGGTGCAACCATTATTAATATGATGTTCACTGACTACACTACTTGGGCGTTAATGCGTTTCATCATCGGTATTTCACTTGGGGGTTACTTCACGGTAGCGGTATCGACAATGATTGGCTTGTTTGAGCCAAGTGTTCGTGGAAAACTGACTGCTTTTGCATCAAGTATGTTTTCGTTGGCATTGATGGTAATGGGTGCGTATGCAGCATTTATTACCAGTATTGATGCGCCATGGGAAAGCATTATGTGGATTGGTGGTATACCGCCGCTTGTGGCTGTGGGGGTGATGGTATTTGTACTTCCATCAGACAAGAAGGTCATAGCCTATGGTGAAGAAGACCAACAAGGCACTGAAGACGCACCCGCGAAGAAAGGTTCTTGGGCTGAGATGTTTAACAGCACCCATCGTAAGATAACCTTATCTTGTTTATTACTTGCTGGCCTTAACTTTTATGGCTATCAGTTCTTCGGTGGTTTCGTGACGACTTACCTAAAAGAAGTGCGCATGTTTGATGGCGCAACGATAGGTATTATATTCTCTATATCTGCATTTGGTAGTCTGTTCGGAGCTTGGGTTTGGGGTGTTATTGCCGACAAATATGGCCGAAAGGTTAATGCTTTTGGTTTTGTTATAGCGGGTGCCATGGCGGCAATCTTCTTCGTTGCACCGAGTGACGTATTCGTTGGTAGCGTGAACCTTCTCGCACTGCTGGGTCTTATCTATAACTTTGGTCTTTCTTCAAGTGCGGTATGGGGCGGGTACTTCTCTGAATTATTCCCTGCTCATCTTCGAAGTTTCGGTGCAGCACTATTCCATGGTGGTCGTATTATCGGAATGTGGGCGCCAATGGTATTGGTATTCATCAAAGATCGCACCGATTTAACGACGGCTATGTGGGGATCACCAATCGTATGGGTTATTGCTGGATTAGTTTGGTTCTCACTTCCAGAAACACTGAAAGGCGGCATCTTTTATAAAAAGAAAGATTTAAACCAGCCAGCGACTAATCACTAA
- a CDS encoding sodium/solute symporter (Members of the Solute:Sodium Symporter (SSS), TC 2.A.21 as described in tcdb.org, catalyze solute:Na+ symport. Known solutes for members of the family include sugars, amino acids, nucleosides, inositols, vitamins, urea or anions, depending on the system.), with product MVTYSSFAIMALYAISTLMISYLVNRRSATKGDFSTGNRQFGWFTAGVSILATYISTMTFLGQPGWVYTSGMQAFAIHLNYPIVIFFAVVFFIPVFYKLGLTSIYEYLEHRFGIIARTINSLVFILVQCISAGVILYAVSLILVQILPISVQEAIIYITLFTAVYTYSGGISTVIWTDMLQSAVLLIGCISIFVILLLNLQDGTTVQQVSAITEKANIINLDFDLGVDTSLWSGVVAVAFLHLSVYGTNQLIIQRTLATKDVKNAQKSMLLCGYGAFFIYLFFSIIGVLLYLYYQGKPFENSNNIILDFVFNHTNPIVIGLIMSALAAAAMSTLDSTYNSIATVATFDIYKRFVRKNAHVDHYEKTARILGLVTAAVVVIPALFAISNESVLKTIASLTSVFVGIRLGSFVLGLGFAKANEKGVIVGSVLSIIAIAICRTGDISWPWYAPIGTAIFLISGLLTSRYWGTNTPEQMAFIETQKSLYQKPTKSQFMLLIFAAITISTCFYIPDWLLAALS from the coding sequence ATGGTTACGTACTCAAGCTTTGCGATTATGGCTCTTTATGCCATTTCAACACTAATGATCAGTTACTTAGTTAACCGACGTAGTGCAACCAAAGGCGATTTTTCCACAGGGAATCGTCAGTTTGGATGGTTTACAGCTGGCGTGTCCATATTGGCGACCTATATCAGTACGATGACTTTTCTTGGCCAACCAGGTTGGGTTTATACTAGCGGCATGCAAGCGTTCGCTATACATTTGAATTATCCCATCGTTATCTTTTTTGCCGTTGTGTTTTTTATTCCAGTTTTCTATAAATTGGGACTAACCTCGATCTACGAATACCTAGAGCATAGGTTCGGTATCATTGCGCGAACGATAAATTCACTTGTGTTTATCTTGGTGCAATGTATTTCTGCTGGTGTCATCTTATATGCTGTTTCATTAATTCTGGTTCAAATCCTCCCCATATCCGTACAAGAAGCCATCATCTATATCACGCTGTTTACTGCCGTTTATACGTATTCTGGCGGGATTTCTACTGTTATTTGGACCGACATGCTGCAATCTGCGGTCCTTTTAATTGGCTGCATATCCATTTTTGTTATTCTTCTGCTCAACTTACAAGACGGAACGACGGTACAACAAGTTTCCGCTATCACTGAGAAAGCCAATATTATTAACTTAGACTTTGATCTAGGTGTTGATACCAGCCTCTGGTCGGGTGTCGTTGCGGTCGCTTTTTTACACCTTAGTGTCTACGGCACCAACCAACTGATTATTCAAAGAACATTGGCAACCAAAGACGTAAAAAATGCACAGAAATCCATGCTTCTTTGTGGCTATGGCGCGTTTTTCATCTACCTATTTTTTAGCATAATCGGTGTGCTTCTATATCTTTACTATCAAGGAAAACCATTTGAGAACAGCAACAATATCATTTTGGATTTCGTGTTTAATCATACCAACCCAATTGTTATTGGATTAATCATGTCAGCGCTTGCCGCCGCCGCCATGTCGACGCTCGATTCAACCTATAATTCCATCGCGACTGTCGCAACCTTCGACATATATAAGCGTTTTGTACGAAAGAATGCGCACGTTGATCATTATGAAAAAACAGCAAGAATACTAGGCCTCGTCACTGCCGCCGTCGTCGTTATTCCTGCTCTCTTCGCTATATCGAATGAATCGGTACTCAAAACGATAGCTAGCCTTACTTCTGTGTTTGTTGGCATTCGTTTGGGATCATTTGTGTTGGGACTTGGTTTTGCTAAAGCAAACGAAAAAGGCGTTATCGTCGGTAGCGTTCTCAGTATTATTGCCATTGCGATTTGCCGAACAGGCGACATATCGTGGCCTTGGTATGCTCCAATTGGAACCGCAATCTTTCTGATTTCTGGGTTACTCACCAGTCGCTACTGGGGAACCAATACTCCAGAGCAAATGGCGTTTATTGAAACACAAAAAAGCCTATACCAGAAGCCAACGAAGAGTCAGTTTATGCTGCTAATCTTCGCGGCTATCACTATCAGTACTTGCTTTTACATCCCTGATTGGCTGTTAGCCGCGTTATCTTAA
- a CDS encoding L-serine ammonia-lyase: protein MLSIFDIYKIGVGPSSSHTNGPMIAGYSFGCKMKPKLNRIHRIQVDLYGSLSLTGKGHHTDRAVILGLMGNKPDSIDIATANALLKQHTQSKTLCLSGTHLILFDVDTDIVFRSDNLPLHENALAISAFDTNGKQIDNEVYYSIGGGFIATEDELNNDSLSQGNSVEFPFQSAEQLLKKADDAGLCLGGLVMRNERTFRTENEIDQLTDNIWRVMLQCVTKGLNTEGILDGGLNVTRRAPALLKTLESNHALTSDPMEMLDWINVYAFAASEENASGGQVVTSPTNGASGVIPSVLMYYDRFINPLNTKQLRDFFAVSGAIGILYKMNASISGAEVGCQGEIGVSSSMAAAGLTALRGGSNEQICIAAEIAMEHSLGMTCDPIGGLVQVPCIERNAMGAIKAINASRMALKRTSKCLISLDKVIDTMYRTGKDMNKKYRETSLGGLAVIHFGPPCE from the coding sequence ATGTTATCTATCTTCGACATCTATAAAATTGGCGTTGGCCCTTCTAGCTCTCATACTAATGGTCCAATGATCGCGGGCTATTCGTTTGGTTGTAAAATGAAGCCAAAACTCAACCGTATCCATCGAATTCAAGTAGACCTATACGGCTCACTATCATTGACAGGGAAAGGACACCATACCGACAGAGCCGTAATCCTTGGCCTTATGGGCAATAAACCAGATAGTATTGATATTGCAACGGCAAACGCGTTACTCAAGCAACACACACAGTCTAAAACGCTCTGTCTTTCGGGTACTCATCTTATATTATTTGATGTGGACACTGATATTGTCTTTCGTAGTGATAACCTCCCGCTACATGAAAATGCGTTAGCTATATCGGCCTTTGACACAAACGGAAAGCAGATAGACAACGAAGTATATTATTCGATTGGCGGCGGGTTTATTGCGACAGAAGATGAGCTTAATAATGACTCCTTGAGCCAAGGTAATTCCGTTGAGTTCCCTTTTCAATCAGCCGAACAGCTTCTTAAAAAAGCGGACGACGCAGGCTTGTGTTTAGGCGGTTTGGTTATGCGCAATGAACGCACCTTTCGTACCGAGAATGAAATCGATCAACTTACAGACAACATTTGGCGAGTGATGCTTCAGTGCGTAACAAAAGGACTCAATACCGAAGGCATTTTAGACGGCGGATTAAACGTTACACGCAGAGCACCTGCGCTGCTAAAAACATTGGAGTCCAATCATGCACTGACTAGTGACCCAATGGAAATGCTCGATTGGATAAACGTTTATGCTTTTGCCGCTAGCGAAGAGAATGCATCGGGTGGTCAGGTGGTAACCTCGCCAACCAATGGTGCTTCTGGTGTTATTCCATCGGTACTAATGTATTACGACCGATTTATTAACCCATTAAATACAAAACAGCTGCGAGACTTTTTTGCCGTGTCTGGTGCGATAGGCATACTCTATAAAATGAATGCATCAATATCAGGCGCAGAGGTAGGATGCCAAGGAGAGATCGGCGTTTCATCATCGATGGCCGCTGCAGGTTTAACCGCTTTGCGTGGCGGGAGCAATGAACAAATCTGTATCGCAGCAGAGATTGCCATGGAACACTCACTTGGTATGACATGTGACCCGATCGGTGGATTGGTTCAGGTGCCCTGTATTGAACGCAACGCTATGGGAGCGATAAAGGCAATCAACGCCTCAAGAATGGCACTCAAACGAACAAGTAAATGCTTAATATCATTAGATAAAGTGATTGATACCATGTATCGAACGGGCAAGGACATGAACAAGAAATATCGCGAGACGTCCCTCGGTGGATTGGCTGTCATTCATTTTGGCCCACCCTGTGAATAA
- a CDS encoding VOC family protein, with amino-acid sequence MKIDHVAIWCLDLEKMRYFYEYFFDTKCDEKYEDNNVGFASYFLTLPDGIRIELMAMDSVELPISDVYTQFIGLAHLAFSLGSEKQVDDLTEKLVSDGYELLDDPCRTANGYYVSVVLDPEGNRLELMV; translated from the coding sequence ATGAAGATTGATCACGTAGCCATTTGGTGCCTTGATTTGGAAAAAATGCGGTATTTTTATGAGTACTTTTTTGACACCAAGTGCGATGAGAAATACGAGGACAACAATGTTGGGTTTGCCTCTTATTTTCTGACGCTTCCAGATGGTATCCGCATTGAACTAATGGCAATGGACTCGGTAGAACTTCCAATATCAGATGTGTATACGCAGTTTATCGGGTTGGCCCATTTGGCTTTTTCATTAGGCTCCGAAAAACAGGTCGACGACCTAACAGAGAAACTGGTGTCAGACGGATATGAGTTATTAGATGACCCCTGCAGAACGGCCAACGGCTACTACGTAAGCGTCGTATTGGATCCAGAAGGTAATCGGTTGGAATTAATGGTGTAA
- a CDS encoding phosphoribosyltransferase family protein yields MNNAHVGEMVLDTIQIKNGVTQVAQRLNKKFEGQCAVVITVVPGGILFTADLVRELTFDIRMDYISCPHTSGDRNNDSEIVFHQNIELKGRNVILVDDAIESGGTMKRLAQYLNDQFELKSLLIATLFVKPGRVNIPVEQYYADEMQNDDLLVGYGLPWKDRQRNLPYVSKLVK; encoded by the coding sequence ATGAATAATGCACACGTAGGCGAGATGGTTCTAGATACCATTCAGATTAAAAACGGCGTTACTCAGGTAGCACAAAGGCTTAATAAAAAGTTCGAGGGGCAATGCGCGGTTGTTATCACCGTTGTTCCGGGTGGAATACTTTTTACGGCAGATCTGGTGAGAGAATTAACCTTTGATATCCGTATGGACTACATCTCTTGTCCCCATACCTCCGGGGATAGAAATAACGATTCTGAGATCGTGTTCCACCAAAACATTGAACTGAAAGGAAGAAACGTCATTCTTGTCGACGACGCGATCGAGTCCGGAGGAACAATGAAGCGATTAGCGCAGTACCTCAATGACCAGTTTGAGTTGAAGTCACTGTTGATCGCGACTCTGTTTGTCAAACCCGGTCGAGTGAATATTCCGGTAGAACAATATTATGCCGATGAGATGCAGAATGATGACCTATTGGTTGGGTACGGCTTACCTTGGAAAGACAGACAAAGGAACCTTCCATATGTGTCAAAACTCGTTAAGTAA
- a CDS encoding LysR family transcriptional regulator — MLRHLANHLPYFSAVAKHLSFSNAAIELAVSQSSISYQIKCLEEKLGFKLFIRGQGSKVELTSKGNKLFQEYVVLERNFNQVVSDTKLNKNRTKLEMTAPVDLGVKLLTPTLSQLEMDRLIINLDLTDNVVDFKKSRFDFAIRINTDESGLEYLPLMESKNLLLCSKRYASENQLSQFDQINEHHRLIVRNSEKSNTWEKLFLQHDRRFHKHKNMQVINNSFAIYQAIIADTGVGILPEYFVDQTNYQDLYIFKENLNETPFYLVYQPSYVAKKWALLIKENIIKALERQQHVA, encoded by the coding sequence ATGCTTAGACATCTCGCTAACCATCTGCCCTATTTTTCTGCCGTCGCGAAGCACCTTAGTTTTTCCAATGCTGCGATTGAATTAGCCGTGTCTCAATCGTCTATAAGCTATCAGATCAAATGCTTAGAGGAAAAACTCGGATTTAAGCTCTTCATTCGAGGTCAGGGAAGCAAGGTGGAACTGACCTCTAAGGGTAATAAACTCTTTCAAGAATACGTTGTTCTAGAGCGCAATTTTAATCAAGTGGTCTCAGACACTAAGCTGAACAAAAATCGAACCAAGTTAGAGATGACGGCACCTGTAGATTTAGGTGTGAAGCTGCTTACGCCCACGCTTTCTCAACTTGAAATGGATAGACTGATCATCAACCTAGACCTTACCGACAACGTGGTAGACTTTAAGAAGAGTAGATTCGACTTCGCCATCAGAATTAATACTGACGAAAGCGGTTTGGAGTATTTACCTCTGATGGAATCGAAAAATCTATTGTTGTGTAGTAAGCGGTACGCATCAGAAAACCAACTTTCACAATTTGACCAAATCAACGAACACCACCGTTTGATAGTGAGAAATTCGGAAAAAAGTAACACCTGGGAAAAGCTCTTTCTTCAACACGATAGACGTTTTCATAAACATAAGAATATGCAGGTAATCAACAACAGTTTTGCCATCTATCAAGCGATCATTGCCGATACGGGTGTTGGCATTCTGCCAGAATATTTCGTTGACCAAACCAACTACCAAGACCTATACATATTCAAAGAGAACCTGAACGAAACGCCTTTCTATTTGGTCTACCAACCTTCGTATGTCGCCAAGAAGTGGGCTTTATTAATTAAGGAAAACATTATCAAGGCATTAGAGCGACAACAACACGTAGCTTAG
- a CDS encoding DUF805 domain-containing protein, translated as MNWYLSVLKNYAVFEGRARRKEYWMFFLVNILISIAFQMVDGVLGTVFLGLIYSLAVFVPSLAVGVRRLHDVDKSGWWLLLVLIPVVGVLVLIYFAATEGTQGSNQYGSSPK; from the coding sequence ATGAACTGGTATCTGTCGGTCTTAAAAAATTATGCTGTTTTTGAGGGAAGAGCGAGACGCAAAGAATATTGGATGTTTTTTTTAGTCAATATACTCATTAGCATCGCATTTCAAATGGTAGATGGCGTGCTAGGTACGGTATTCCTAGGGCTAATTTATAGTTTAGCCGTATTTGTCCCTTCCTTGGCTGTAGGGGTAAGAAGACTACATGATGTGGATAAATCAGGTTGGTGGTTATTGTTGGTGCTCATTCCGGTTGTTGGTGTGCTAGTACTGATATATTTCGCGGCCACCGAAGGAACTCAAGGCTCGAATCAATACGGGTCTAGTCCGAAGTAA
- a CDS encoding NAD(P)H-dependent oxidoreductase, whose protein sequence is MKLTIIAGSQRAQSQSLNVANYLSNVAQSHFDQIKVFDLHEQNLPFWNEGVWGGTDEWAPWREMAKELESSDAFVFITPEWHGMATPALKNFLLLTTDNELAHKPALAVSVSASVNGVYPISELRMTASKNNHVCLLPDHLIFRDIETLLDKELNCKNEHIAERSQYTIGLLAAYAKALQPVHKSMLDAGKPFRYGM, encoded by the coding sequence ATGAAACTGACCATCATTGCGGGGAGCCAACGCGCTCAATCACAAAGTCTTAACGTGGCAAACTATTTAAGTAACGTTGCTCAATCTCATTTCGACCAGATCAAGGTGTTTGATCTGCATGAACAGAACCTGCCATTTTGGAATGAAGGTGTGTGGGGCGGCACTGATGAATGGGCACCGTGGCGCGAAATGGCGAAGGAACTTGAATCGTCAGACGCATTTGTTTTCATCACACCAGAGTGGCATGGCATGGCGACACCGGCATTGAAAAACTTTCTCTTATTAACCACAGACAATGAACTGGCCCATAAACCTGCACTTGCAGTCAGTGTTTCCGCAAGCGTCAATGGGGTCTACCCGATCAGTGAACTGAGAATGACCGCGAGCAAAAACAATCACGTTTGCTTACTTCCGGACCATTTGATTTTTCGTGACATCGAAACATTATTGGATAAGGAACTTAACTGTAAAAATGAGCACATAGCCGAACGAAGCCAATACACCATCGGTTTGCTTGCGGCGTATGCTAAAGCTCTACAGCCGGTTCATAAATCGATGCTTGATGCTGGCAAACCATTTCGTTATGGAATGTGA
- a CDS encoding DMT family transporter: MKGIQLLGTMALTAIAPIIWGSTYIVTTELLPENSPLVASTLRALPAGLMLVLLTRMLPTGQWWGRLIVLGFLNIGFFFYCLFFAATYLPGGMAALVMSVQPILVMALSYVLLNNTLSLKQALASLVAIVSVALLVLNNQAELSTSGIVMGLLGTVSMASGVVMTKRWGRPYGMSLLNFTGWQLLFGGLMLLPMAIWLEGLPNELSLNNLLGYGYLSVIGAMLAYSLWFYGIDKLPTITVSFLGFLSSVSAVILGYIVLDQSLTLLQLLGAVGILISIWLAAPRAAINHPITNNHPITNNHPITNNHPITINRPITINQTTTINNAQKESS, from the coding sequence ATGAAAGGGATTCAATTGTTAGGGACGATGGCGCTTACGGCTATTGCGCCCATCATTTGGGGAAGTACCTATATTGTGACTACCGAGTTGCTGCCTGAGAACAGTCCGCTTGTCGCGTCAACATTAAGAGCCTTACCCGCGGGTTTGATGTTAGTGCTGCTAACCCGAATGTTACCTACAGGACAATGGTGGGGGCGACTCATCGTTCTTGGTTTTCTTAATATCGGCTTTTTCTTTTACTGTTTATTCTTTGCGGCTACTTACCTGCCGGGCGGAATGGCGGCTTTAGTGATGTCTGTCCAACCAATCTTAGTCATGGCATTGAGTTATGTTTTGCTTAATAACACATTAAGCCTTAAGCAAGCTTTAGCGAGCCTAGTCGCCATCGTTAGTGTCGCTCTATTGGTTCTTAATAATCAAGCGGAGCTAAGCACGAGTGGAATAGTGATGGGACTTTTAGGCACAGTTAGTATGGCCTCTGGCGTGGTGATGACGAAACGCTGGGGCAGGCCTTACGGAATGTCGCTACTAAATTTCACTGGATGGCAGTTGCTGTTCGGTGGGCTGATGTTGCTACCTATGGCTATCTGGTTGGAAGGGTTACCGAACGAACTTAGTTTGAATAATCTACTCGGTTATGGCTATTTAAGTGTGATAGGGGCGATGCTGGCCTATTCGTTATGGTTTTACGGAATAGACAAGCTGCCCACTATTACGGTCTCTTTTCTCGGCTTTTTAAGCAGCGTTTCAGCGGTCATTCTTGGTTACATTGTTCTGGACCAGTCATTAACATTGTTACAGTTGCTCGGTGCTGTCGGCATTTTAATCTCAATTTGGTTAGCGGCTCCAAGGGCCGCTATCAATCATCCTATTACTAACAATCATCCTATTACTAACAATCATCCTATTACTAACAATCACCCTATTACTATCAATAGACCAATTACGATCAACCAAACCACGACAATAAATAACGCTCAAAAGGAATCATCATGA
- a CDS encoding MarR family transcriptional regulator, which translates to MQDQVDHILQQWRDAKPDLDCSSMGIVGRLRRVNRRWKKQLDDVFEQKKMTSIEFDILATLRRNQIPLTPTELYQTLMISSGAMSTRIEILVQRGLIERIASEKDRRSCKVKLTAQGVTELDIALEAHVANMEGMIDVLDSEEQKQLAGLLKKILLPSQEDQG; encoded by the coding sequence ATGCAGGATCAAGTTGACCATATTTTGCAACAATGGCGCGACGCTAAACCGGATTTAGATTGCTCTTCAATGGGGATTGTTGGCCGTTTACGTCGAGTAAATAGGCGTTGGAAGAAACAGTTGGACGACGTTTTCGAGCAGAAAAAAATGACGAGTATCGAATTTGATATTCTTGCGACGCTGCGTCGCAACCAGATACCACTGACCCCGACCGAGCTTTATCAAACATTGATGATATCGTCCGGAGCCATGAGCACCCGTATTGAAATACTGGTTCAACGTGGCTTGATAGAAAGAATAGCCAGTGAAAAAGATCGTCGAAGTTGCAAAGTAAAACTGACGGCTCAGGGCGTGACCGAACTTGATATCGCTTTGGAAGCGCATGTCGCTAATATGGAAGGGATGATTGATGTTCTTGATAGCGAGGAGCAAAAACAGCTCGCTGGATTATTAAAAAAAATATTACTGCCTAGTCAAGAAGACCAAGGATGA
- a CDS encoding DUF1772 domain-containing protein, with amino-acid sequence MTTGLLAGGLLTEARILVPYWRQMLTEEFLKLHHTMAPSLYRYFAPLTVMGTVFPILACVFVSTPNRFVGSAWLISAVSALLLLGFYLFFFRSANKTFSQTTDVAVAKPILEKWASMHTIRTWIAFVSFVSATVAIIMV; translated from the coding sequence GTGACTACGGGCCTTTTAGCGGGTGGATTATTAACCGAAGCTCGCATACTGGTACCTTATTGGCGACAAATGCTGACAGAAGAATTTTTGAAACTTCACCATACAATGGCACCGAGCCTCTACCGCTACTTTGCGCCATTAACCGTGATGGGAACCGTTTTTCCTATCCTTGCATGTGTTTTTGTATCGACCCCAAACAGGTTCGTTGGATCTGCGTGGCTCATTAGTGCGGTAAGTGCATTATTATTATTAGGCTTTTATCTGTTCTTTTTCCGCAGTGCCAATAAAACATTCTCACAGACAACCGATGTAGCGGTTGCAAAACCTATACTAGAAAAATGGGCGTCTATGCATACCATTAGAACGTGGATTGCATTCGTCAGTTTTGTCTCTGCAACGGTTGCCATCATTATGGTTTAG
- a CDS encoding ABC transporter ATP-binding protein, whose amino-acid sequence MIQIEDLVFQYPKNDTPTLKGLSFTIAKGEVFGFLGPSGAGKSTAQKLLYKTYRKYKGMAKVDGKNLSDWDNTYFEKIGVGFELPNHYLKLTGKENLNLFSSFYEKKPTKSIEDLFEMVDMADAINQPVEAYSKGMKMRLNFIRAIQHNPDILFFDEPTSGLDPVNAHRIKQHILALKAEGKTIFVTTHSMETADQICDRVSFIVDGKLQVTDTPKNLKKQYGREAVIVELYNGHSVEFPLKNLGENQEFSAFIKEDEIKRIHTQEATLEEVFIRITGKSL is encoded by the coding sequence ATGATACAGATAGAAGATTTGGTATTTCAATACCCAAAAAATGATACCCCAACGTTGAAAGGGTTGAGCTTTACTATTGCGAAAGGCGAAGTGTTTGGGTTTTTAGGCCCATCAGGCGCAGGCAAAAGTACCGCGCAAAAACTGTTGTATAAAACCTATCGAAAATACAAAGGCATGGCAAAGGTAGACGGAAAAAACCTGTCCGATTGGGATAATACCTACTTTGAGAAAATAGGTGTTGGTTTTGAATTACCCAACCATTATCTAAAACTGACAGGAAAAGAAAACCTGAACCTGTTTTCTTCTTTTTATGAAAAGAAACCAACCAAAAGTATAGAAGATCTTTTTGAAATGGTGGACATGGCAGACGCAATTAACCAGCCCGTTGAAGCCTATTCTAAAGGGATGAAAATGCGCCTGAATTTTATAAGGGCCATACAGCATAACCCAGACATACTGTTTTTTGATGAGCCAACTTCTGGGCTTGATCCTGTTAATGCACACAGGATAAAACAGCATATTTTAGCGTTAAAGGCGGAAGGGAAAACCATCTTTGTAACGACCCACAGTATGGAAACCGCAGACCAAATCTGTGACCGTGTTTCCTTTATTGTTGATGGCAAACTACAGGTAACGGATACGCCTAAAAACCTTAAAAAGCAGTACGGACGCGAAGCGGTAATCGTTGAATTATACAATGGTCATTCCGTCGAGTTTCCATTGAAGAACTTGGGCGAAAATCAAGAATTTTCGGCCTTTATCAAGGAAGATGAAATCAAACGAATTCACACGCAAGAAGCCACGCTAGAAGAGGTTTTCATTCGTATAACAGGTAAGTCGCTTTGA
- a CDS encoding TetR/AcrR family transcriptional regulator: MPKKTFLNLNEAKKKQITDAFLREFATKPFDEASLTVVVKQLGIAKGSIYQYFETKLDLFLYLIGECGATKIKYVGSISRTDYPDFWHYFRALYEHGVQFDNENPLQSHFLFNLISNLNSPSIKDLYEDMVKQTISAFEGMVEHEIERGLFRDDIPVKTMAFMLYKMGTSIQENMIFAEVINPKKSIQENTPVYKGKKDELMIMVDDYIRLTKPSFDKSTLRINE, encoded by the coding sequence GTGCCAAAGAAGACGTTTTTGAACCTAAATGAAGCCAAGAAAAAGCAAATAACCGATGCCTTTTTAAGAGAGTTTGCGACCAAACCTTTTGATGAAGCTTCTCTAACCGTTGTGGTAAAACAGCTAGGTATCGCGAAGGGCAGTATTTACCAATATTTTGAAACAAAACTGGATCTGTTTCTTTATCTTATTGGAGAATGCGGTGCCACCAAAATAAAATATGTAGGGTCCATATCGCGAACCGATTACCCCGACTTTTGGCATTATTTCCGCGCGCTATATGAGCATGGGGTTCAATTCGATAATGAAAATCCTCTGCAAAGTCATTTTCTGTTTAATCTCATCAGCAACCTTAATTCGCCGTCAATTAAAGACCTGTACGAAGACATGGTTAAACAAACCATATCCGCCTTTGAAGGGATGGTTGAACATGAAATAGAGCGGGGACTTTTCCGTGATGATATACCGGTTAAAACCATGGCGTTCATGTTGTATAAAATGGGTACCAGCATTCAAGAGAATATGATATTTGCAGAGGTCATTAACCCGAAGAAAAGCATCCAAGAAAATACCCCTGTGTATAAAGGTAAAAAAGACGAGTTGATGATAATGGTGGATGATTATATCCGATTAACAAAGCCATCATTTGATAAGTCTACACTGAGAATAAACGAATGA